In the Clostridium beijerinckii genome, one interval contains:
- a CDS encoding CBS domain-containing protein — MNIAFFLTPKNEVICENQDATMKQVMEKMECYGYTAIPIIDREGKYVGTLTEGDLLWKLKNTHNLNFKNIESVKVKDIYRKTTHRSVSITSNIESLISLAVSQNFVPVTDDDGTFIGIIKRSDIINYCFNEMEKRKELEIQQFSMYDEG, encoded by the coding sequence AATATAGCCTTTTTTCTTACACCAAAAAATGAAGTTATATGTGAAAATCAAGATGCAACTATGAAACAAGTTATGGAGAAAATGGAATGCTACGGATATACAGCTATTCCTATTATAGATAGAGAAGGAAAATATGTTGGAACGCTAACAGAAGGAGATCTATTGTGGAAGCTAAAAAATACACATAATTTGAATTTTAAAAACATAGAATCTGTTAAAGTTAAAGACATTTATAGAAAAACAACTCATAGGTCTGTTTCTATAACTTCAAATATAGAAAGCTTAATATCGTTAGCTGTAAGTCAAAATTTTGTGCCTGTAACAGATGATGATGGTACTTTTATAGGGATAATAAAAAGAAGCGATATAATAAATTATTGTTTCAATGAGATGGAAAAGAGAAAAGAATTAGAAATACAACAATTTTCAATGTATGATGAAGGTTAA
- a CDS encoding DUF1292 domain-containing protein, which translates to MDNDKDLNFINEERRYWGKIYTDITYAISEISPFISERDSRIRKYFSKSPILKDYMKLLDSAEADCKKKSLFSMFKSSPSINLLQDFKAKNRENFKQLEKCSHCECLSCAFDCNFKKCSSCRSSSLICSCDKERVNVRKFDNFMLELTNNDTGISSKYNVLAVVEDCTLDNLYILLENSNNSNDKLVLYYYPGIKEDSYGEITDPNEFDFVVETYQNAE; encoded by the coding sequence ATGGATAATGATAAGGACCTAAATTTTATCAACGAAGAACGAAGGTATTGGGGCAAAATTTATACAGATATAACTTATGCTATAAGTGAAATATCCCCATTTATTTCAGAAAGAGATTCAAGGATAAGAAAATATTTCTCTAAGTCACCTATTCTTAAGGACTATATGAAGCTTTTAGATTCTGCTGAAGCTGACTGCAAGAAAAAATCCTTATTTTCAATGTTTAAATCTAGTCCTAGCATAAACTTACTTCAAGATTTTAAAGCTAAAAATAGAGAAAACTTTAAACAGTTAGAAAAATGCTCTCATTGTGAATGCTTGAGTTGTGCATTTGATTGTAATTTCAAAAAATGTTCAAGCTGTAGAAGCAGTTCTCTAATTTGCTCCTGTGATAAAGAAAGAGTCAATGTAAGAAAATTTGATAATTTTATGCTAGAACTTACTAACAACGATACTGGTATCTCTTCAAAATATAATGTTTTAGCTGTCGTTGAAGACTGTACTTTAGATAATTTGTATATTCTTCTAGAAAATTCCAACAACTCTAATGATAAGCTAGTACTATACTATTACCCTGGAATAAAAGAAGATAGTTACGGAGAGATAACTGATCCCAACGAATTTGATTTTGTAGTAGAAACTTATCAAAATGCAGAGTAG
- a CDS encoding PspA/IM30 family protein: protein MGIFSRMSNMIKAKVNNSLDEMENPVELLDQKLRDMDEQFNKAKLSSAQILGNVHEIEKKLDSAKKESEDYDQKVRLALSKGNEELAKRALAKKVETDKKAASLQASYDNAKIQADTLKANLRALEEEITKTRSYRDEAAARFANAEASQKVNEVLANVQTKNNSIQIDSIERKIQRKESLAQGLGELRDLDDFDSEFKKLDEVDLDLELAKYKSN, encoded by the coding sequence ATGGGAATTTTTTCAAGGATGTCAAATATGATTAAGGCAAAAGTAAACAACTCATTAGATGAAATGGAAAATCCAGTTGAATTATTAGACCAAAAACTAAGAGATATGGATGAACAATTCAATAAAGCAAAATTAAGTTCAGCTCAAATTTTAGGTAATGTTCATGAAATTGAGAAAAAACTAGATTCTGCTAAAAAGGAATCTGAAGATTATGATCAAAAGGTTAGATTAGCACTAAGTAAAGGAAATGAGGAATTAGCTAAAAGAGCATTAGCTAAAAAAGTTGAAACAGATAAAAAGGCTGCTTCTCTACAAGCAAGCTATGATAATGCTAAAATACAAGCAGATACTTTAAAGGCAAACTTACGTGCTTTAGAAGAAGAAATAACAAAAACTAGGAGTTACAGAGATGAGGCAGCTGCAAGATTTGCAAATGCTGAAGCTTCTCAAAAAGTTAATGAAGTTCTTGCTAATGTTCAAACTAAAAATAACTCAATACAAATTGATAGTATAGAAAGAAAAATTCAACGTAAAGAATCTCTTGCTCAAGGTTTAGGTGAATTAAGAGACCTAGATGATTTTGATAGCGAATTTAAGAAATTAGATGAAGTTGATTTGGATCTTGAATTAGCAAAATATAAATCTAATTAG